One Phocoena sinus isolate mPhoSin1 chromosome 13, mPhoSin1.pri, whole genome shotgun sequence DNA segment encodes these proteins:
- the ARID5A gene encoding AT-rich interactive domain-containing protein 5A isoform X2, producing the protein MAKEHRGDDGATERPKKAKEEKRVDQMMPGKTKTDAPDLARLPSQEPSRDGMEQRGPAPGPSLPFVGASGCPEAYRRLLSSFYCKGTHGIMSPLAKKKLLAQVSKAEALQCQEEGCRHGAGGEPQAPPAIRPLENPWSPGEQAENSRHRLTPPEGTQGPGGSLKEEAQVGPHPSAPIFTGCFHAYPTEVLKPISQHPRDFFPSLKDGVLSGPPGKEEGLPAKEPQRVWGGDADHPSAFHKGGSRRGGLYPKPKACWVSPMAKLPAESPVPLTTFPSSPGLGNKRSLEEEGLVHGGKKLRAVSPFLKEVDAKECGTKSVGPDLAVSCLLGPALGPTLPEACRGTMLRCPLNFASTLDPLKGQATLPFSPLVIPAFPAHLLATAAPSPMATGLMHFPPTSFDSALRHRLCPASSAWHVPPATTYAVPHFSFHLNTKL; encoded by the exons ATGGCCAAGGAGCATCGGGGGGATGACGGGGCCACTGAGAGGCCAAAGAAAGCCAAGGAGGAGAAGCGGGTGGACCAG atGATGCCAGGAAAGACCAAAACAGATGCCCCTGACCTGGCAAGGCTTCCTAGCCAGGAGCCCTCCAGGGACGGCATGGAACAGCGAGGCCCAGCCCCTGGGCCCTCTCTGCCCTTCGTGGGTGCCAGCGGCTGCCCTGAGGCCTACAGGCGGCTTCTGTCCAGCTTCTACTGCAAAGGGACACATGGTATCATGTCACCACTGGCCAAAAAGAAGCTTCTGGCCCAGGTGAGCAAGGCGGAGGCCTTGCAGTGCCAGGAGGAGGGCTGTCGCCACGGGGCAGGTGGGGAGCCCCAGGCACCCCCAGCTATTCGGCCCCTGGAGAATCCCTGGAGCCCAGGAGAGCAGGCTGAGAACTCCAGGCACCGGCTGACGCCTCCGGAGGGAACACAGGGCCCTGGTGGCAGCCTCAAGGAGGAGGCTCAGGTGGGCCCTCACCCGTCAGCCCCCATCTTCACTGGCTGCTTCCACGCCTACCCCACCGAGGTGCTGAAGCCTATCAGCCAGCACCCTCGGGACTTCTTCCCCAGTCTTAAAGATGGGGTGTTATCAGGGCCTCCTGGCAAAGAAGAGGGGCTGCCAGCCAAAGAGCCCCAGCGGGTGTGGGGCGGGGATGCGGACCACCCCTCTGCATTCCACAAGGGAGGCTCCAGAAGGGGTGGCCTCTACCCCAAACCCAAAGCCTGCTGGGTGTCCCCCATGGCCAAGCTCCCTGCCGAGAGCCCTGTGCCCCTGACCACCTTCCCAAGCAGCCCAGGCCTGGGCAACAAGCGCAGCCTGGAGGAAGAGGGCTTGGTCCATGGCGGCAAAAAACTGCGGGCAGTGTCTCCCTTTCTTAAGGAGGTGGATGCCAAGGAGTGCGGGACCAAGTCTGTGGGGCCCGACTTGGCCGTCTCCTGCCTGCTGGGCCCGGCCCTGGGGCCCACCCTCCCAGAGGCCTGCAGAGGCACCATGCTGCGCTGCCCACTGAACTTCGCCAGCACCCTGGACCCCTTAAAGGGCCAGGCCACACTCCCCTTCAGCCCCCTGGTCATCCCGGCCTTCCCAGCCCACCTCCTGGCCACTGCAGCACCCTCACCCATGGCCACTGGCCTGATGCACTTCCCCCCCACATCCTTCGACAGTGCCCTGCGTCACAGACTTTGCCCAGCCTCATCTGCGTGGCACGTGCCACCTGCCACAACCTATGCAGTGCCCCACTTCTCCTTCCACCTCAACACCAAGCTGTAG
- the ARID5A gene encoding AT-rich interactive domain-containing protein 5A isoform X1 — protein sequence MAPPVKGKRKQSEDGDPLDPPVSPQPDTEQNRNQSPVQLEDSPEAGGEREEEQAFLVSLYKFMKERHTPIQRVPHLGFKQINLWKIYKAVEKLGAYELVTGRRLWKNVYDELGGSPGSTSAATCTRRHYERLVLPYVRHLKGEDDKPLPPSKPRKQYKMAKEHRGDDGATERPKKAKEEKRVDQMMPGKTKTDAPDLARLPSQEPSRDGMEQRGPAPGPSLPFVGASGCPEAYRRLLSSFYCKGTHGIMSPLAKKKLLAQVSKAEALQCQEEGCRHGAGGEPQAPPAIRPLENPWSPGEQAENSRHRLTPPEGTQGPGGSLKEEAQVGPHPSAPIFTGCFHAYPTEVLKPISQHPRDFFPSLKDGVLSGPPGKEEGLPAKEPQRVWGGDADHPSAFHKGGSRRGGLYPKPKACWVSPMAKLPAESPVPLTTFPSSPGLGNKRSLEEEGLVHGGKKLRAVSPFLKEVDAKECGTKSVGPDLAVSCLLGPALGPTLPEACRGTMLRCPLNFASTLDPLKGQATLPFSPLVIPAFPAHLLATAAPSPMATGLMHFPPTSFDSALRHRLCPASSAWHVPPATTYAVPHFSFHLNTKL from the exons ATGG CACCTCCTGTCAAAGGCAAAAGGAAACAGTCAGAGGATGGCGACCCCCTAGACCCACCTGTGTCTCCTCAACCCGACACTGAGCAGAACAGGAACCAGAGCCCTGTCCAGCTGGAG GACTCCCCCGAGGCAGGCGGGGAGCGGGAGGAGGAGCAGGCCTTCCTGGTCAGCCTCTACAAGTTCATGAAGGAGCGACACACGCCCATCCAGAGGGTGCCCCATCTCGGCTTCAAGCAGA TTAACCTGTGGAAGATCTACAAGGCCGTGGAGAAGCTGGGGGCCTATGAGCTG GTGACTGGCCGCCGCCTCTGGAAGAATGTGTATGACGAGCTGGGGGGCAGCCCGGGCAGCACCAGTGCGGCCACGTGCACGCGCCGCCACTACGAGAG GTTGGTCCTCCCGTACGTGCGGCACCTGAAGGGAGAGGATGACAAGCCCCTGCCCCCCTCCAAGCCCAGGAAGCAGTACAAGATGGCCAAGGAGCATCGGGGGGATGACGGGGCCACTGAGAGGCCAAAGAAAGCCAAGGAGGAGAAGCGGGTGGACCAG atGATGCCAGGAAAGACCAAAACAGATGCCCCTGACCTGGCAAGGCTTCCTAGCCAGGAGCCCTCCAGGGACGGCATGGAACAGCGAGGCCCAGCCCCTGGGCCCTCTCTGCCCTTCGTGGGTGCCAGCGGCTGCCCTGAGGCCTACAGGCGGCTTCTGTCCAGCTTCTACTGCAAAGGGACACATGGTATCATGTCACCACTGGCCAAAAAGAAGCTTCTGGCCCAGGTGAGCAAGGCGGAGGCCTTGCAGTGCCAGGAGGAGGGCTGTCGCCACGGGGCAGGTGGGGAGCCCCAGGCACCCCCAGCTATTCGGCCCCTGGAGAATCCCTGGAGCCCAGGAGAGCAGGCTGAGAACTCCAGGCACCGGCTGACGCCTCCGGAGGGAACACAGGGCCCTGGTGGCAGCCTCAAGGAGGAGGCTCAGGTGGGCCCTCACCCGTCAGCCCCCATCTTCACTGGCTGCTTCCACGCCTACCCCACCGAGGTGCTGAAGCCTATCAGCCAGCACCCTCGGGACTTCTTCCCCAGTCTTAAAGATGGGGTGTTATCAGGGCCTCCTGGCAAAGAAGAGGGGCTGCCAGCCAAAGAGCCCCAGCGGGTGTGGGGCGGGGATGCGGACCACCCCTCTGCATTCCACAAGGGAGGCTCCAGAAGGGGTGGCCTCTACCCCAAACCCAAAGCCTGCTGGGTGTCCCCCATGGCCAAGCTCCCTGCCGAGAGCCCTGTGCCCCTGACCACCTTCCCAAGCAGCCCAGGCCTGGGCAACAAGCGCAGCCTGGAGGAAGAGGGCTTGGTCCATGGCGGCAAAAAACTGCGGGCAGTGTCTCCCTTTCTTAAGGAGGTGGATGCCAAGGAGTGCGGGACCAAGTCTGTGGGGCCCGACTTGGCCGTCTCCTGCCTGCTGGGCCCGGCCCTGGGGCCCACCCTCCCAGAGGCCTGCAGAGGCACCATGCTGCGCTGCCCACTGAACTTCGCCAGCACCCTGGACCCCTTAAAGGGCCAGGCCACACTCCCCTTCAGCCCCCTGGTCATCCCGGCCTTCCCAGCCCACCTCCTGGCCACTGCAGCACCCTCACCCATGGCCACTGGCCTGATGCACTTCCCCCCCACATCCTTCGACAGTGCCCTGCGTCACAGACTTTGCCCAGCCTCATCTGCGTGGCACGTGCCACCTGCCACAACCTATGCAGTGCCCCACTTCTCCTTCCACCTCAACACCAAGCTGTAG